A genome region from Vibrio tapetis subsp. tapetis includes the following:
- a CDS encoding LegC family aminotransferase, translated as MSQTSIVEFVRDVYQTNDFIPLHAPSFNGNEQKYVSQTIESTFVSSVGKFVEQFEQQIEAYTGTAKAVATVNGTAALHAALYMAGVKPDDFVITQALTFVATCNALYHMGAEPIFVDVSPISLGLCPKAMDCYLTEHAQLTSTGCVHKQTQRPIRAVVPMHTFGHPVELDELIAVCRKWNITLVEDAAESLGSFYKGQHTGTLGDFGAVSFNGNKIITTGGGGMVLCKTSELGAHTKHVTTTAKVPHPYEFYHDVAGFNYRMPNLNAALGCAQMEVLEQYLICKRALANKYQNFFDGSDFEFVIEPEYAQSNYWLNAVICPSVGSRDALLKQTNDAGVMTRPIWQLMHRLPMFKDAPRGDLTHSEHIEAHLVNLPSSPVSF; from the coding sequence ATGAGCCAAACATCGATTGTTGAGTTTGTTCGTGATGTATATCAAACCAACGACTTCATCCCCCTACATGCCCCTAGCTTTAATGGTAATGAGCAGAAGTACGTCTCACAAACGATAGAAAGCACGTTTGTATCCAGTGTTGGTAAGTTTGTTGAACAGTTTGAGCAACAAATTGAAGCCTATACGGGCACGGCCAAAGCGGTTGCCACAGTAAATGGCACGGCAGCATTACATGCCGCCTTGTATATGGCAGGCGTAAAACCAGATGATTTTGTTATTACTCAAGCGCTGACCTTTGTTGCGACTTGTAATGCTCTTTACCACATGGGAGCTGAACCAATTTTTGTCGATGTGTCGCCTATCAGTTTAGGTTTATGCCCTAAAGCAATGGATTGTTATCTTACTGAGCATGCTCAGTTAACATCGACAGGCTGTGTTCATAAACAGACGCAACGTCCGATACGTGCCGTCGTGCCAATGCATACCTTCGGCCACCCTGTTGAACTAGATGAACTCATTGCCGTTTGTCGTAAATGGAACATTACTTTAGTTGAAGATGCGGCAGAGAGCTTAGGATCATTCTACAAAGGGCAACATACCGGTACTCTGGGTGATTTTGGTGCGGTGAGTTTCAATGGTAATAAAATTATTACCACAGGCGGTGGCGGCATGGTGTTGTGCAAAACCTCTGAGTTAGGTGCTCACACTAAGCATGTAACCACCACTGCAAAAGTACCACATCCTTATGAGTTTTATCATGATGTGGCGGGGTTCAATTATCGTATGCCAAACCTCAATGCGGCATTAGGTTGCGCGCAGATGGAAGTGTTAGAGCAGTACCTAATATGTAAACGGGCTTTAGCCAATAAGTACCAAAACTTCTTTGATGGAAGTGATTTTGAGTTTGTGATTGAGCCTGAATACGCTCAGTCGAATTACTGGTTGAATGCAGTTATTTGCCCTTCTGTTGGTTCGCGTGATGCCCTGCTCAAGCAGACTAATGATGCAGGGGTCATGACTCGCCCAATTTGGCAGTTGATGCATCGTTTACCTATGTTTAAAGATGCACCGCGTGGTGATTTAACGCACTCTGAGCATATTGAAGCACATTTAGTTAATTTGCCGAGTAGCCCCGTATCGTTCTAG
- the neuC gene encoding UDP-N-acetylglucosamine 2-epimerase → MNKKIAVFTGTRAEYGLLFWLLKDIQSDRELDLQLLVSGMHLSPEFGETYQQIEIDGFKIDEKIEILLSSDSAVGTAKSMGLGVLGFADALARLQPDVLVILGDRFEALAAAQTAMILRIPILHLHGGEITEGAYDDAIRHAITKLSYLHGTSTEEYRQRVIQLGEAPDRVRNVGAIGLDHLKRADFMEVEGLAKSLNFPLSQPFFLVTYHPVTLGEELPEVSFQALLDALDEFPDHQVILTYPNADDGGRRIIPILERYARERPLRILAIPSLGQVRYLSAVKHATAVIGNSSSGIIEVPAFDVPTVNIGVRQKGRLAAKSVLHCDSNQEAISAAIGTAVSRNYKQTDEVVYNPYGQGDVSKQVIDMLKSLQFEPSKAFYDLSSTKKSNNNLR, encoded by the coding sequence ATGAATAAAAAAATCGCGGTATTTACAGGTACAAGGGCTGAGTATGGTCTGCTCTTTTGGCTGTTAAAAGACATTCAAAGTGATCGTGAACTTGATCTTCAACTGTTGGTTTCTGGGATGCATTTATCCCCTGAGTTTGGCGAAACATACCAACAAATAGAGATAGATGGTTTTAAGATTGATGAAAAAATCGAGATATTACTCTCATCTGATTCTGCTGTGGGTACGGCAAAGAGTATGGGCCTAGGGGTGTTGGGTTTTGCTGATGCATTAGCACGCTTACAGCCAGATGTGTTAGTGATTCTAGGTGACCGATTTGAAGCTTTAGCCGCCGCACAAACAGCGATGATTCTGCGTATTCCTATTTTACATTTGCATGGTGGGGAGATCACCGAAGGGGCTTATGATGATGCAATTCGTCATGCAATTACTAAGTTAAGTTACTTGCACGGCACTTCTACGGAGGAATACCGTCAACGAGTGATCCAGTTAGGTGAAGCCCCCGATCGAGTACGTAATGTTGGGGCTATTGGGCTTGACCACTTGAAACGTGCCGACTTCATGGAGGTTGAAGGGTTAGCGAAGTCGCTTAATTTTCCACTATCTCAACCTTTCTTTTTAGTTACCTATCACCCAGTAACGCTTGGAGAAGAATTGCCAGAAGTCAGCTTTCAAGCGTTGTTAGATGCGTTAGACGAATTCCCCGATCATCAAGTAATTTTGACTTATCCCAATGCGGATGACGGTGGCCGGCGTATTATACCCATTTTGGAACGGTATGCGCGTGAAAGACCATTGCGTATATTGGCAATTCCATCTTTAGGACAAGTTCGATATTTAAGTGCGGTGAAGCATGCGACTGCGGTGATTGGTAATTCTTCAAGCGGTATTATCGAGGTTCCGGCATTTGATGTCCCTACGGTTAATATTGGGGTCAGACAAAAAGGGCGTTTAGCTGCAAAAAGTGTGTTGCATTGCGATTCTAATCAAGAAGCTATTTCGGCTGCTATTGGTACTGCTGTGAGCCGTAATTATAAGCAGACGGATGAGGTTGTTTATAATCCATATGGGCAAGGGGATGTTAGCAAGCAAGTGATTGATATGCTTAAGTCGCTACAATTTGAGCCGAGCAAAGCTTTTTACGATCTGAGTAGCACAAAGAAATCGAACAATAACTTACGTTAA
- a CDS encoding UDP-N-acetylglucosamine 4,6-dehydratase encodes MNTILSLIGRQKALFNTDIQSNEQQLKSIVSNARFLVLGGAGSIGQAVTKEIFKRNPNKLHVVDISENNMVELVRDIRSSFGYIDGDFQTFALDIGSIEYDAFIKADGQYDYVLNLSALKHVRSEKDPFTLMRMIDVNVFNTDKTIQQSIDAGVKKYFCVSTDKAANPVNMMGASKRIMEMFLMRKSEQIAISTARFANVAFSDGSLLHGFNQRIQKNQPIVAPNDIKRYFVTPQESGELCLMSCIFGENRDIFFPKLSEALHLISFADIAIKYLEQRGFEPHLCETEDEARELAKTLPAQGKWPCLFTSSDTTGEKDFEEFFTDQETLDMARFENLGIIKNEPLYEQELLALFEQEVSRMKLGREWSKDELVKLVFTMIPDFGHKETGKYLDSKM; translated from the coding sequence ATGAATACGATACTTTCTTTAATTGGGCGACAAAAAGCGCTATTTAATACGGATATACAAAGCAATGAGCAGCAATTGAAAAGTATTGTTTCTAATGCTCGTTTTTTGGTTTTAGGTGGTGCAGGTTCCATTGGTCAGGCGGTCACAAAAGAGATCTTCAAGCGTAATCCTAACAAGTTGCATGTGGTCGATATTAGCGAAAACAATATGGTTGAGCTGGTTCGTGATATTCGTAGTTCGTTTGGTTATATCGATGGCGACTTCCAAACCTTTGCGTTAGACATTGGCTCCATCGAATACGATGCGTTTATCAAAGCCGATGGTCAGTATGACTACGTCTTAAATCTATCTGCATTAAAGCATGTTCGTAGCGAGAAAGACCCATTTACCTTAATGCGTATGATCGATGTGAATGTATTTAATACCGATAAAACCATTCAGCAATCAATTGATGCAGGTGTGAAAAAATACTTTTGTGTCTCGACAGACAAAGCAGCAAACCCTGTCAACATGATGGGTGCTTCTAAGCGTATTATGGAAATGTTCTTAATGCGTAAAAGTGAACAGATAGCGATTTCAACCGCGCGCTTTGCAAACGTAGCGTTTTCAGACGGTTCATTACTGCATGGCTTTAATCAGCGTATTCAGAAAAATCAACCGATAGTTGCCCCAAATGATATCAAACGTTATTTCGTGACTCCGCAAGAGTCTGGCGAGCTCTGCTTAATGTCTTGTATTTTTGGTGAAAACCGCGACATCTTTTTTCCTAAATTAAGTGAAGCCCTGCATCTTATTTCTTTTGCAGATATTGCGATAAAGTACCTTGAGCAACGTGGTTTTGAACCTCACTTGTGTGAAACAGAAGATGAAGCGCGAGAACTAGCAAAAACTCTGCCTGCACAGGGTAAATGGCCTTGTTTATTTACGTCGAGTGATACTACGGGCGAAAAAGACTTCGAAGAGTTCTTTACTGATCAAGAAACGTTGGATATGGCGCGCTTTGAAAACTTAGGCATCATTAAGAACGAACCGCTTTATGAGCAAGAGCTTTTGGCGTTGTTTGAGCAAGAAGTAAGCCGAATGAAGTTGGGTCGTGAATGGAGTAAGGATGAGCTTGTTAAGCTGGTCTTTACCATGATCCCAGACTTTGGCCATAAAGAAACCGGTAAATACCTTGATAGCAAAATGTAG